The sequence below is a genomic window from Hyperolius riggenbachi isolate aHypRig1 chromosome 7, aHypRig1.pri, whole genome shotgun sequence.
aaaaaaatcaccacaAATATGTTAAAAGTAAGGATTTGAATATTTTTATTTATGCATAAAGATAGCGGAAGACGGTTTATAATAAATATCACCTAAATCACCCAGCATAGAAAATATACCCATCCAATACCCCAATGTACTaagaatattcatttataaagtgcTGCCTACTGCAGTAACAATGCAATTGTATTTCATTGTATTTCACCAACAATGAACTCAGTTTTTGCAttataaatagggatggtcaatgagatgcaattaaTTCCGACTTAATGAAGTATTATGCTACAGTAATGCCCCTCCGCAATACTGGCATCTACTACAAAAACTAAAATACTCAAAGCAATCCTGTAGGGAAAATGGGTAAACTACAgtaagtagtgggaagcctttggatgcaCCAGAAGCTGTCCCGTCCTCCTAGACCCCTCTGCTGCTGGCCGGGACCCTCTACTTCTCCATGGCCATGCTCCAATCTGTGTACGATGCGTGGTGGTACTGCGCATACGTGAGTACAGTCCAGGCctacagtagcacaaagccaggTATAGTCCAGCCGTCCACTCCCCCGTGGTCGGGAGCATTCTGCTCCTGAGCAGTAGTACTGCAAAGGGTCAGAACACTCCTGGTGATGGGACTCTGACAAGGGCGTGCACACAGCCCGACCGCACATGAACAGTACACCCTAGACCTTTGGAGGTGAGTTACAAAGGATCCAGATGGTGCAGGAGGGCGGCAAAGTTGTGATCATCCTGCGacagaggaagcaccaggtatgtatacatttttttctctctagctcatctcaggttcccttaaagcaAAAAATATTTCCAGCTCTGTAGACTAAGCTGAGTATGCAGTAATACAGATATCCTAATATCCATTTGTTGATCTGACAAAATTCATATAACACCCATTGATCAAGCTTCAGCCAAGCACTGCATAGGCAAGTTTAGGGGAGGACTGGTTCCTAGAACCCCTCCTCAGATCAGGGTCAGTGCAGTGTCTTAGGGCAAGCACACGTTGAGACACcaaaatatctgcaggcatcctgcatcccctttctttccctgctacagttgactttggatgtagcagcatcgTGGAGCAGCCCTGGGGAACttgacagagcacagagccaggtatgagcacagccttgTTCCCCTGCTGTGTGCTAGTGAAGAAGAAAGTTGGGACCTCACAGAAGGCTTCATTTTCCCCTTCATTACAGATgtaggctgtcctcattattatctgtattcaaaTTGCTATCAATTGATCCCCTTGTTGAtccggagcagatcggacatgttggaaataatccgaCCCCGTCAATTGGACAGTAAATTACATAGTGTGTACCCcaaatgatgtcctaccatattattatattgtgcATTGCTGAGGGAGACATTTCAAGATTACCCCCTTCCccacttgaaaatcctgggtttgcccctgcactGGATATTGGATCATCTGGCTTTAAATCAGACTTGTAACTTTCTTGCTATGGCTTCTAATGCCTCCCAAATCCTAATTTCATCTGCAATAATATTGTCCTACAGGCACTCCCAGGATGAAAGACTCCGGGTGGGCACTGTCCAGACTCCAAAAGTTGTTAGTGGCAGTTAATTTATAATATAATGCAGAAAGCAGAAAGTTACAAACAGTAACAATTTGTTGGTGGTGCTTATACTGATTTGTAGTATCACCTATGCTTTGTAGTGCTTTCAAGCTAAGGGGGATTTTCATAAACCAAGCAAAGTACGTTCCATAAACATAAATAAGTGCGGAAAAGACACCTATTACAAACATTTAAACATGCTTACTAACTAAGCAATAATTATAATCAGAGGAAATATCAGTCTTCTTTATTCTATAATAATACATAAGGCATGAGCTCTGCCATTCATATTCGGAATTCTAAACAAACCTTGCTGGCCACGGCAAGGGGGGCATTTAAAGTGAAGctaatgtgatatgatgagatagacatgtgtatgtacagtgcacagcaaacaaataactatgctgtgtttctttttcattttcctctacctgaaagagttaacattcagctatgcaactgacagtttttctctagTCGGGACCCAGTCGGACTATAGCCTTCTTCacggataaggaattacagctttcctggcagagaactgagcCATGCTTCTGAGAGTAGGGGCTAGatcaaaaaggtcaatagttcatatattttagcactcaGAGATAAGGGACAGACTGTTTCATTGAgttgagacaaaacaatacagatgcaactcaaaaaattagaacatCATGCAAAAGttaaaaggtaaaactaatacaagaaataggaacccttttgaaggtgttttggattaattagatgATTAGAGTTTGATACTTTGATCCtagaatattaaacatttttgcgatattctaatggtctgagattttgattttggggttctcataatctGTAAGTCATAATCATCAAAAATatgacaaataaaggcttgaaatatctttaTTTGCTTGAAATGAGTATGTTACATATATGTGTTCcatcttttaagttgaattactaaaacaaatggacttttgcacaataatcTACTTTTTTGAATTTCACCTGTAAATCAACTTTTTTATGTATCTAAACATAATATAAAACTGTGTTATATATAAaaataggagtaggaggatagatacaattatttatcttatcaatttattttcacttaagtttcACGTTAACTTACCCTTGTTGCCACCTACAGCTGATGCGCCTCACGTCGCAATCCATTGCATTTGTCtctccgatacttcctccttcaaaccttgaaggaggaagtattggagtaACGTGATGTGGAGTGCATTGGCTATAGGTGGTGACAAGGGTAAGTTAAATGCCCCCCTGCCATGGCTTGCAAGTTTTGCTCACAATGCAGAATCCAAATGGTGGAGCTTTCTGGAGCTCATGCCTACTTAGAAGAAATGTGCATAACGAGATGTGCAATGAAGTACAATCATGTTGATATTCTTTAACTCTGTATGTACATCTTCTTCTCTTTAGTGTTTAATGCTGTATTTAGACTCTTTAGAGCTTGATCTTTTGTTATTCTGCACCAGTCTTTTGGAAGTTCACCAGGTCTGGCATTGTATCTACCGGCAAACGAGTCATTGAACTTCTGAAAAACATACTTCCAGTAATCTGAGGCATCGGCAGTTGTTTCAGGGTAGATAATCCAGTCCGGGTAAATTTTTTGGTAATCTTTGTAAGGATGGGGGTTCCAGTCTGTGTCAGCATTACTGAAACTCTTATTGGAAAGTACATTAGTGGAGCATATTGAATGGTCAAGAATCTTGGTCTGTTCGTCCTTGTGTTGTGCTAGTCCTCTTGGTCGGTGGATTGAAGCAAAATGTTCCTTATGGTCGGCTCCCCCAGCTTCACAGGGGGCTTTACAAAACGGGCATTGCTTACCACATCCTATAACCTTCTTCACCAGTTCCTCTTGGGGCTTCCAATTCAGCTGTGAAAGTACAGAACTTACATCTAACGATTTCATTTTTGTGCAGAGTTCGTTCTCTAAATCGGGAAGATATGTCTCAATGTCACTGATAAATTGTTTTATATCCATGTTACTTTGGAAAGCGACTACTTTCAGATTATTTTGAGAAATAACCAGTTCTGTTTTCAAAATATTGCAAAACTCAGCTAATAAAGTTAAAACATCACTACTATGGGCAGTGTTTAATTGTCTAAGAGcttgttttattttcaaactCAGTGATGTCAGAATACTACCTTGTAACGTCTGGAGATGATTTATCTGATTATAGTGTTCCAGAATGAATTGTGAAATCCATTTTTCCACAAATATTTTATAGTCATTAATATAATTTACATACCCTACATAGGATTCACTTTGCAGTAGTTCCTCAAGCAATGAACTCTGAAAAAAATTGAGACTCTTGAATTTCCAAGGGCCTCCTTTCTTCAAAATATCTTCCACTATCTCATTGCCAAGACATCTGTTGACATGTTCAACAATTGCTGGCCTCAAGCACAGTTCACAAAATTGTATAGCTCTTCTTTGGCATTCAtttcttttttcaaaaagattttcaaaagtAGAGAAATATTCTGGTTTGAGGCTTTCCAAGCAGCTTCTGGGGTCATTGTTTTGGACAAAGTCATTGTGCATCTTCTCGAAGTGGGGAGCAGCATTTCCTAAGATATGAAGCTTCAAATCCAGTTCAAAAGTTTTGGTGATATTACATCCTTTAATGTTCTGGCTATTCAAAGCATTGTTAATTCTCTTAATCAACTctagggacatcattttgttGAAGTCTTCTTTTGTGCTAATACATTCTGAGACATAATGTTGACATTGTTGGGTTAAAAAGGAAGACAATTGTTTTAGGCATTCGATCTCTTGTTTAGAATTTTCAAAAAGGGGTGTTTTATTTGCCAAAAAATCCTTTCTGTACTCAGAAAGGCTAGTAAGATTGCAAACAATTTCTGAAGCCTGCTCATGGCCATTCATGTCATGTTTCAACTGTTGTATAAGTATTTGTTCAACATTTTGCTTCTCTAGTTTACTTAGTTGAAGCTTAGTTAAAGTGTTTTCCCACATTGCCTCAAATTCTGTCCTCAGCTGCTCGGGATTCATACTACTTCCatttcttctcttcacttccatTATTTCAGAAACTTTTTCTTCAATGATATTGATGTATCGATTTTGCATAGCTTGGATTTCACATTTTTCCTTCTGGACGCGCATTGCTCTCTCACACCTTGAGAGCAGGGTGTTTTCCAGCTCTTTTCTAAGGTAGTTCACACTCCTGAGAAAGTCTCCTTTGAATATGTCTAAAAGGTGAACATTCCCATAATCACGGTTAAAGTAATCTTCAAGTGCTTGTGACATGATTTTTTGCTCCCGATCCAACAAATGATGCATTTCATCCTTAATGCTATTCCAGCTAGCTTCTCCCGGCTTGTCATATGGTACATTATATATGTATGCTTCCATCTTTATCATCCAGTGATGAATATTTTTCTGGAAGTTCCATTCCCAGTCTGAGTATTCAATACAAAGCTGGTTGTAGGCCTCAGTCACCAGCTGGTTTCTGAAGCTGAAGATAAATTTCTCATGTTTCACGGCAGTCCACAGGCTTCTTATCcattctgtaaactctttgatgTTTTGTGACTTTCTAGACATTGACTGCAGGGACTTGATTATAGATTGTTTTAGTTCTTGAACATTCTCACTGTAACCAATATTAACTGAAGCCATGGGGGGTATACCTTGCCACAGGCCAGGGATGTACCAGGTGTCTTTCTCGGTGTCACAGTAAATAATCTCTGAAAAGCTTGACTTATCACTTTTTTTCTCCATTCTTGCTGCAACTTTcgtcaattcattcagctgttcaAGAAACTTTTGCCTGGCTCTACGGTTTTTGTAATGAGCTGACACATCGCTGACGTTCTGGTGTACAAATTGGCAGCTGGGCTTCTTCCCAACTTCTTTCATCCTCAGAAAGGCATGGACCACAATTTGTAGAACATCTTTCATCTCTTCAGTGTTCTCCATGGCCATATTGACTATAGTGATATCACTCAATCCAACCACAACTGTGgccaactcattgtcatgttcatagCTCCCATCAAGGGAAGCCAGTTCCAGAGACTTCAACCCTTCAGTATCAATGACTAAAATGAAGTGACAGCCAAGTTCACCCTGAAAGTCCTTGCTCACTTTTAGAAGAGTCATGAAAGCTCCTCTTGTGCATCGGCCACTAGCCACTGGAAACTGCAGACCAAACATAGTGTTTAGAAGAGTTGATTTCCCAGTACTTTGCACTCCCAGCACTGTGATTACTCTCAGTCTACAGTTACCTCCTGTCCTTCTATCTAGATCCTTCAGAACATCAGTTATCCATTGTAAAGGAATATTGGAGGCATCTCCATCAATAAGTTCTAGTGGAAACCCGGCAAGAAGCAGACTAGATGCTACTCTAGGAAGTTCATCTACAGGTTCTCTCTTGTCCTTCATCATTTTTGCTGTTTCATAGAACTGTCCCAGTTCACGTATGAAATGTTCAATACCTAAACTACTATCAGCTAATCTTTGGTCTAAATCCTTCAGTGCATTTGCATTAATGGATATATctctgcaatgttctctatatTCTGCTTGCAACAATGAAAGTTGACTTCTTCCACCTTCTTCGAGGAGAATGTTTAACCATTTTATGAAAAGCTGTTTTTCTATGAAGGGTAGCCCTGTCATTGCTTTCTTAAACATTTTAAGGCTTTTAGGCATTTGGTGGTTACTTTGCTGTTTTCGAATATCATGTATTTCTTTTTGAAGTTGTGATTTATATTCCTCTGGATCTTTGTCATCAAGATCCCTCATCCTGCACAATTCTTTTTCTGCTTTAGTTAGCTGTCTCCAGAGATCTCCTTGTAGCTTCATTGTCTCCTTCTTATATTGTGCTACTGTCATTTCTTTTATATTATTGATAATTTCTGTAGCTCTTTCTCTTGATACTTGACACTCTGTTATAGATTTCTCATCAACCAGTATGCTggatttattttcagttaccatGTTTGCAATCTCCATCAAGTTTAAAGTCTTTGCCTTTGGCTCTGTCTCTTTGTCATCTCGGagtaaatattttattgttgaGTGCAATTTCTTTACAAGCTGTGAGTCATTCACATTTTTGTTTTTAGCGATGAAGTTCAATTTATTTAGGTTTAAAATTGTTCGCAATTTATTTAAGTGTTCCATCATTTCTTTATCCGGTTTTATGCTTTTTGTATTGataatgaaaaagtactgtacgTCTCCTGTTGGTAAAGTAGAAAGCATTTTAAATTGTTCTTCACTTATAGTCTCAACAAATATGAATAAGGCTGTTGATATGGACAACAAGAACTGCAGCTGTTGGTTGTGAGCCTCAAGATCTCCCCTCAGATTGGTGACTGCAATAGGATCACTGAAGACATCTATACTTTCCTGACCCAATGGGAAATACCAGCTTAGCTCAACCAGTCCATCTGAACTTCTTTTCACGATATTCCCTCCATCCATGTCCCGATGTACAAAAAAGTTATGGATATCTGAGGAAGGACTAAGAACACGATTAAGAAGTTTAGATTTAGATAAGCTGCACTCACCCAATCTGACAAAAGAACAGAAAGGCATGGAGATGTTTATCAGGTTGTCCTCTTCAAACCCTTTACTGTCAACTAATGATTGAGGTCTCCATCTTTTTACAATG
It includes:
- the LOC137524287 gene encoding interferon-induced very large GTPase 1-like isoform X2: MQKGLSHSSNPQEWWMKLPIIVFCIISGAFGEEQAGDSKKTDQHRGSPTWVSRLIMLVTFHGLVYIAICCCKRKKTKTDPDQAEELHDVLVQADNSRREDCGESNLDNMGFPVEQIPLLDVHKSAQHKATPRIDPNEQQKTEQDTDDMGFPFEKNAQPEDMSRYDPIQPLETEDNTGLDDIALSNKQLPSPSADVQESGAQPGAIQSSDTFLQMETEHSTVVNDLPPGQEVPQQRNKETEFFARQRKTSQEENATNPEDLYISPTDPSTDSESFSPNTITDRNECEDLTSEKLQKSDTDLTDETDLPDGRVQTLSELSPEVNLSEVIVEMQVDFETNSNSTSKRPFEGSEPEENLPSSKQQKRDPDFENAILPPKDIKEILEELPTDILEDIEKIGTESVIKSGLDADLNLHFLKNVMALNPTARSCNFYQTDCLMDSCDNSSDSPDPVNPLDILCDILKDSSNVKQISQQKIVTKMAMCQFAVPLLLPHGDKCTLMMWTMRDIVKRWRPQSLVDSKGFEEDNLINISMPFCSFVRLGECSLSKSKLLNRVLSPSSDIHNFFVHRDMDGGNIVKRSSDGLVELSWYFPLGQESIDVFSDPIAVTNLRGDLEAHNQQLQFLLSISTALFIFVETISEEQFKMLSTLPTGDVQYFFIINTKSIKPDKEMMEHLNKLRTILNLNKLNFIAKNKNVNDSQLVKKLHSTIKYLLRDDKETEPKAKTLNLMEIANMVTENKSSILVDEKSITECQVSRERATEIINNIKEMTVAQYKKETMKLQGDLWRQLTKAEKELCRMRDLDDKDPEEYKSQLQKEIHDIRKQQSNHQMPKSLKMFKKAMTGLPFIEKQLFIKWLNILLEEGGRSQLSLLQAEYREHCRDISINANALKDLDQRLADSSLGIEHFIRELGQFYETAKMMKDKREPVDELPRVASSLLLAGFPLELIDGDASNIPLQWITDVLKDLDRRTGGNCRLRVITVLGVQSTGKSTLLNTMFGLQFPVASGRCTRGAFMTLLKVSKDFQGELGCHFILVIDTEGLKSLELASLDGSYEHDNELATVVVGLSDITIVNMAMENTEEMKDVLQIVVHAFLRMKEVGKKPSCQFVHQNVSDVSAHYKNRRARQKFLEQLNELTKVAARMEKKSDKSSFSEIIYCDTEKDTWYIPGLWQGIPPMASVNIGYSENVQELKQSIIKSLQSMSRKSQNIKEFTEWIRSLWTAVKHEKFIFSFRNQLVTEAYNQLCIEYSDWEWNFQKNIHHWMIKMEAYIYNVPYDKPGEASWNSIKDEMHHLLDREQKIMSQALEDYFNRDYGNVHLLDIFKGDFLRSVNYLRKELENTLLSRCERAMRVQKEKCEIQAMQNRYINIIEEKVSEIMEVKRRNGSSMNPEQLRTEFEAMWENTLTKLQLSKLEKQNVEQILIQQLKHDMNGHEQASEIVCNLTSLSEYRKDFLANKTPLFENSKQEIECLKQLSSFLTQQCQHYVSECISTKEDFNKMMSLELIKRINNALNSQNIKGCNITKTFELDLKLHILGNAAPHFEKMHNDFVQNNDPRSCLESLKPEYFSTFENLFEKRNECQRRAIQFCELCLRPAIVEHVNRCLGNEIVEDILKKGGPWKFKSLNFFQSSLLEELLQSESYVGYVNYINDYKIFVEKWISQFILEHYNQINHLQTLQGSILTSLSLKIKQALRQLNTAHSSDVLTLLAEFCNILKTELVISQNNLKVVAFQSNMDIKQFISDIETYLPDLENELCTKMKSLDVSSVLSQLNWKPQEELVKKVIGCGKQCPFCKAPCEAGGADHKEHFASIHRPRGLAQHKDEQTKILDHSICSTNVLSNKSFSNADTDWNPHPYKDYQKIYPDWIIYPETTADASDYWKYVFQKFNDSFAGRYNARPGELPKDWCRITKDQALKSLNTALNTKEKKMYIQS
- the LOC137524287 gene encoding interferon-induced very large GTPase 1-like isoform X3, which produces MQKGLSHSSNPQEWWMKLPIIVFCIISGAFGEEQAGDSKKTDQHRGSPTWVSRLIMLVTFHGLVYIAICCCKRKKTKTDPDQAEELHDVLVQADNSRREDCGESNLDNMGFPVEQIPLLDVHKSAQHKATPRIDPNEQQKTEQDTDDMGFPFEKNAQPEDMSRYDPIQPLETEDNTGLDDIALSNKQLPSPSADVQESGAQPGAIQSSDTFLQMETEHSTVVNDLPPGQEVPQQRNKETEFFARQRKTSQEENATNPEDLYISPTEIGFPMVIVKIPEDLSTDPSTDSESFSPNTITDRNECEDLTSEKLQKSDTDLTDEVNLSEVIVEMQVDFETNSNSTSKRPFEGSEPEENLPSSKQQKRDPDFENAILPPKDIKEILEELPTDILEDIEKIGTESVIKSGLDADLNLHFLKNVMALNPTARSCNFYQTDCLMDSCDNSSDSPDPVNPLDILCDILKDSSNVKQISQQKIVTKMAMCQFAVPLLLPHGDKCTLMMWTMRDIVKRWRPQSLVDSKGFEEDNLINISMPFCSFVRLGECSLSKSKLLNRVLSPSSDIHNFFVHRDMDGGNIVKRSSDGLVELSWYFPLGQESIDVFSDPIAVTNLRGDLEAHNQQLQFLLSISTALFIFVETISEEQFKMLSTLPTGDVQYFFIINTKSIKPDKEMMEHLNKLRTILNLNKLNFIAKNKNVNDSQLVKKLHSTIKYLLRDDKETEPKAKTLNLMEIANMVTENKSSILVDEKSITECQVSRERATEIINNIKEMTVAQYKKETMKLQGDLWRQLTKAEKELCRMRDLDDKDPEEYKSQLQKEIHDIRKQQSNHQMPKSLKMFKKAMTGLPFIEKQLFIKWLNILLEEGGRSQLSLLQAEYREHCRDISINANALKDLDQRLADSSLGIEHFIRELGQFYETAKMMKDKREPVDELPRVASSLLLAGFPLELIDGDASNIPLQWITDVLKDLDRRTGGNCRLRVITVLGVQSTGKSTLLNTMFGLQFPVASGRCTRGAFMTLLKVSKDFQGELGCHFILVIDTEGLKSLELASLDGSYEHDNELATVVVGLSDITIVNMAMENTEEMKDVLQIVVHAFLRMKEVGKKPSCQFVHQNVSDVSAHYKNRRARQKFLEQLNELTKVAARMEKKSDKSSFSEIIYCDTEKDTWYIPGLWQGIPPMASVNIGYSENVQELKQSIIKSLQSMSRKSQNIKEFTEWIRSLWTAVKHEKFIFSFRNQLVTEAYNQLCIEYSDWEWNFQKNIHHWMIKMEAYIYNVPYDKPGEASWNSIKDEMHHLLDREQKIMSQALEDYFNRDYGNVHLLDIFKGDFLRSVNYLRKELENTLLSRCERAMRVQKEKCEIQAMQNRYINIIEEKVSEIMEVKRRNGSSMNPEQLRTEFEAMWENTLTKLQLSKLEKQNVEQILIQQLKHDMNGHEQASEIVCNLTSLSEYRKDFLANKTPLFENSKQEIECLKQLSSFLTQQCQHYVSECISTKEDFNKMMSLELIKRINNALNSQNIKGCNITKTFELDLKLHILGNAAPHFEKMHNDFVQNNDPRSCLESLKPEYFSTFENLFEKRNECQRRAIQFCELCLRPAIVEHVNRCLGNEIVEDILKKGGPWKFKSLNFFQSSLLEELLQSESYVGYVNYINDYKIFVEKWISQFILEHYNQINHLQTLQGSILTSLSLKIKQALRQLNTAHSSDVLTLLAEFCNILKTELVISQNNLKVVAFQSNMDIKQFISDIETYLPDLENELCTKMKSLDVSSVLSQLNWKPQEELVKKVIGCGKQCPFCKAPCEAGGADHKEHFASIHRPRGLAQHKDEQTKILDHSICSTNVLSNKSFSNADTDWNPHPYKDYQKIYPDWIIYPETTADASDYWKYVFQKFNDSFAGRYNARPGELPKDWCRITKDQALKSLNTALNTKEKKMYIQS
- the LOC137524287 gene encoding interferon-induced very large GTPase 1-like isoform X4, whose translation is MQKGLSHSSNPQEWWMKLPIIVFCIISGAFGEEQAGDSKKTDQHRGSPTWVSRLIMLVTFHGLVYIAICCCKRKKTKTDPDQAEELHDVLVQADNSRREDCGESNLDNMGFPVEQIPLLDVHKSAQHKATPRIDPNEQQKTEQDTDDMGFPFEKNAQPEDMSRYDPIQPLETEDNTGLVVNDLPPGQEVPQQRNKETEFFARQRKTSQEENATNPEDLYISPTEIGFPMVIVKIPEDLSTDPSTDSESFSPNTITDRNECEDLTSEKLQKSDTDLTDETDLPDGRVQTLSELSPEVNLSEVIVEMQVDFETNSNSTSKRPFEGSEPEENLPSSKQQKRDPDFENAILPPKDIKEILEELPTDILEDIEKIGTESVIKSGLDADLNLHFLKNVMALNPTARSCNFYQTDCLMDSCDNSSDSPDPVNPLDILCDILKDSSNVKQISQQKIVTKMAMCQFAVPLLLPHGDKCTLMMWTMRDIVKRWRPQSLVDSKGFEEDNLINISMPFCSFVRLGECSLSKSKLLNRVLSPSSDIHNFFVHRDMDGGNIVKRSSDGLVELSWYFPLGQESIDVFSDPIAVTNLRGDLEAHNQQLQFLLSISTALFIFVETISEEQFKMLSTLPTGDVQYFFIINTKSIKPDKEMMEHLNKLRTILNLNKLNFIAKNKNVNDSQLVKKLHSTIKYLLRDDKETEPKAKTLNLMEIANMVTENKSSILVDEKSITECQVSRERATEIINNIKEMTVAQYKKETMKLQGDLWRQLTKAEKELCRMRDLDDKDPEEYKSQLQKEIHDIRKQQSNHQMPKSLKMFKKAMTGLPFIEKQLFIKWLNILLEEGGRSQLSLLQAEYREHCRDISINANALKDLDQRLADSSLGIEHFIRELGQFYETAKMMKDKREPVDELPRVASSLLLAGFPLELIDGDASNIPLQWITDVLKDLDRRTGGNCRLRVITVLGVQSTGKSTLLNTMFGLQFPVASGRCTRGAFMTLLKVSKDFQGELGCHFILVIDTEGLKSLELASLDGSYEHDNELATVVVGLSDITIVNMAMENTEEMKDVLQIVVHAFLRMKEVGKKPSCQFVHQNVSDVSAHYKNRRARQKFLEQLNELTKVAARMEKKSDKSSFSEIIYCDTEKDTWYIPGLWQGIPPMASVNIGYSENVQELKQSIIKSLQSMSRKSQNIKEFTEWIRSLWTAVKHEKFIFSFRNQLVTEAYNQLCIEYSDWEWNFQKNIHHWMIKMEAYIYNVPYDKPGEASWNSIKDEMHHLLDREQKIMSQALEDYFNRDYGNVHLLDIFKGDFLRSVNYLRKELENTLLSRCERAMRVQKEKCEIQAMQNRYINIIEEKVSEIMEVKRRNGSSMNPEQLRTEFEAMWENTLTKLQLSKLEKQNVEQILIQQLKHDMNGHEQASEIVCNLTSLSEYRKDFLANKTPLFENSKQEIECLKQLSSFLTQQCQHYVSECISTKEDFNKMMSLELIKRINNALNSQNIKGCNITKTFELDLKLHILGNAAPHFEKMHNDFVQNNDPRSCLESLKPEYFSTFENLFEKRNECQRRAIQFCELCLRPAIVEHVNRCLGNEIVEDILKKGGPWKFKSLNFFQSSLLEELLQSESYVGYVNYINDYKIFVEKWISQFILEHYNQINHLQTLQGSILTSLSLKIKQALRQLNTAHSSDVLTLLAEFCNILKTELVISQNNLKVVAFQSNMDIKQFISDIETYLPDLENELCTKMKSLDVSSVLSQLNWKPQEELVKKVIGCGKQCPFCKAPCEAGGADHKEHFASIHRPRGLAQHKDEQTKILDHSICSTNVLSNKSFSNADTDWNPHPYKDYQKIYPDWIIYPETTADASDYWKYVFQKFNDSFAGRYNARPGELPKDWCRITKDQALKSLNTALNTKEKKMYIQS
- the LOC137524287 gene encoding interferon-induced very large GTPase 1-like isoform X1 — translated: MQKGLSHSSNPQEWWMKLPIIVFCIISGAFGEEQAGDSKKTDQHRGSPTWVSRLIMLVTFHGLVYIAICCCKRKKTKTDPDQAEELHDVLVQADNSRREDCGESNLDNMGFPVEQIPLLDVHKSAQHKATPRIDPNEQQKTEQDTDDMGFPFEKNAQPEDMSRYDPIQPLETEDNTGLDDIALSNKQLPSPSADVQESGAQPGAIQSSDTFLQMETEHSTVVNDLPPGQEVPQQRNKETEFFARQRKTSQEENATNPEDLYISPTEIGFPMVIVKIPEDLSTDPSTDSESFSPNTITDRNECEDLTSEKLQKSDTDLTDETDLPDGRVQTLSELSPEVNLSEVIVEMQVDFETNSNSTSKRPFEGSEPEENLPSSKQQKRDPDFENAILPPKDIKEILEELPTDILEDIEKIGTESVIKSGLDADLNLHFLKNVMALNPTARSCNFYQTDCLMDSCDNSSDSPDPVNPLDILCDILKDSSNVKQISQQKIVTKMAMCQFAVPLLLPHGDKCTLMMWTMRDIVKRWRPQSLVDSKGFEEDNLINISMPFCSFVRLGECSLSKSKLLNRVLSPSSDIHNFFVHRDMDGGNIVKRSSDGLVELSWYFPLGQESIDVFSDPIAVTNLRGDLEAHNQQLQFLLSISTALFIFVETISEEQFKMLSTLPTGDVQYFFIINTKSIKPDKEMMEHLNKLRTILNLNKLNFIAKNKNVNDSQLVKKLHSTIKYLLRDDKETEPKAKTLNLMEIANMVTENKSSILVDEKSITECQVSRERATEIINNIKEMTVAQYKKETMKLQGDLWRQLTKAEKELCRMRDLDDKDPEEYKSQLQKEIHDIRKQQSNHQMPKSLKMFKKAMTGLPFIEKQLFIKWLNILLEEGGRSQLSLLQAEYREHCRDISINANALKDLDQRLADSSLGIEHFIRELGQFYETAKMMKDKREPVDELPRVASSLLLAGFPLELIDGDASNIPLQWITDVLKDLDRRTGGNCRLRVITVLGVQSTGKSTLLNTMFGLQFPVASGRCTRGAFMTLLKVSKDFQGELGCHFILVIDTEGLKSLELASLDGSYEHDNELATVVVGLSDITIVNMAMENTEEMKDVLQIVVHAFLRMKEVGKKPSCQFVHQNVSDVSAHYKNRRARQKFLEQLNELTKVAARMEKKSDKSSFSEIIYCDTEKDTWYIPGLWQGIPPMASVNIGYSENVQELKQSIIKSLQSMSRKSQNIKEFTEWIRSLWTAVKHEKFIFSFRNQLVTEAYNQLCIEYSDWEWNFQKNIHHWMIKMEAYIYNVPYDKPGEASWNSIKDEMHHLLDREQKIMSQALEDYFNRDYGNVHLLDIFKGDFLRSVNYLRKELENTLLSRCERAMRVQKEKCEIQAMQNRYINIIEEKVSEIMEVKRRNGSSMNPEQLRTEFEAMWENTLTKLQLSKLEKQNVEQILIQQLKHDMNGHEQASEIVCNLTSLSEYRKDFLANKTPLFENSKQEIECLKQLSSFLTQQCQHYVSECISTKEDFNKMMSLELIKRINNALNSQNIKGCNITKTFELDLKLHILGNAAPHFEKMHNDFVQNNDPRSCLESLKPEYFSTFENLFEKRNECQRRAIQFCELCLRPAIVEHVNRCLGNEIVEDILKKGGPWKFKSLNFFQSSLLEELLQSESYVGYVNYINDYKIFVEKWISQFILEHYNQINHLQTLQGSILTSLSLKIKQALRQLNTAHSSDVLTLLAEFCNILKTELVISQNNLKVVAFQSNMDIKQFISDIETYLPDLENELCTKMKSLDVSSVLSQLNWKPQEELVKKVIGCGKQCPFCKAPCEAGGADHKEHFASIHRPRGLAQHKDEQTKILDHSICSTNVLSNKSFSNADTDWNPHPYKDYQKIYPDWIIYPETTADASDYWKYVFQKFNDSFAGRYNARPGELPKDWCRITKDQALKSLNTALNTKEKKMYIQS